The following proteins are co-located in the Apis mellifera strain DH4 linkage group LG9, Amel_HAv3.1, whole genome shotgun sequence genome:
- the LOC413984 gene encoding uncharacterized protein LOC413984 yields MSGQSGGYRLRLSKLNDQLTCKLCGGYFIDATTIIECLHSFCRSCIVKYLENNKYCPICEVQVHKSKPLLNIRPDHTLQDIVYKLVPGCYQNEMRCRREFYSKHPEACTQATSPEARGEPIESHIYSPDESLSLSLEYFSPPKDVKGIAVKPLLRRYLRCPAAVTIFHLQKLIRAKYGLTDAHRVDIMYKEEPLCSNYTLMDVMYIYHWRRKVPLHLSYRIFESSPKRIKLSEDNVNYKTSLFHAGIDSIESKEEKSTKREWKEVQLKISETGIMSITDITDQQFKKNTRVEEPITSVEINTSIIEENGDRNKISEVSKETKHSSDNQDINESDISFKLNEFDDQNSFNQIESVKTSTKEIENMINSKHEEESKNRSNNNNIEDQIILQKNHSQETQYINEHEIKNNNIENKDQKESSKNNNNILTEKVETSKQNSRSEVKFINTGSKINALSVKLQFQPKSGQISSSNTSSKKITKDKKIISQLSKKADIKIIENLKTTELKNSFDTSKEQVMTNNCEVTINKSLVPYCTKIISQKPVSELQDSVEPILSTCLNTSINPEIKETETNVKNVQSIDQKEEHSQGENTLEKKPSISDQNLTESCQKTNEQTNTLPQKSPYTQIEPLPNNNSASLNLSTSLSISAGNGVNSVSTSTISQSSSTFPYTVQDLVNSTMLKHSFKNLTSSTTQKLSATVSTNEVSTSSVSTSESPSAFAVPSLNVSSTLKNNYPSTSTSTSKESITKANLEISNTYSVPPCPDAIPISLMKPTIRKNELITKGSNLNEICAKIGASGSKINDICAKIGENSKEKNKTEAKNKSDIPDLLKIGRKNGSSAITIDSTNKHQQHANIPNVPLYSPSSNAITTESKNIYSNVKDSVRATSSVTTSLIVTSHSLQKVLSVSKKQSQVMGYKTLRDPPRCWNPTLSKNNYVAVKNQSKETQNQLHQTVLFERSKTIQSKPAKIFKRNMLRYLGNPASGVKPIYGIGNECKEKEQSTMTSTTTTNTSSNSKNGNLSMMKIDPKTLSPIVSTVNSPIVSPPPYSPSARNYSNPPFSRDICRSTGSSISPKNSPVNMLSTSPFIPSPTPNMNPGLIYPHFPPPFPDTNRFPNPLIRSPIGIPSPSAFHSNLPPSINKLYQRSSYIPQTTGFSPVSQPPTVQRIPPSTYSSPKSPKTTSLTAISPASYNLVKSETQTIATSLETNNLLLPENTSQEDVSAFNLSKTGNFCNTETVKIPTETVRNSKSTSLSPSSNIGQNKNTLIINSKNKLETSLLGTGDQDQNKERLEKEVTKCKEQNLYLSKGQNSEKGRLDENIDNVNTKKEKSISQINGDLTSENKNEIVIDKVTEQQNEKNETKTAQVSEKIIEKEEIEESKNEKCDKTEEQQNNSEIQNNKAKT; encoded by the exons ATGTCAGGTCAGAGTGGAGGGTATCGTTTACGACTATCTAAACTCAACGATCAGCTGACATGTAAATTATGCGGTGGATATTTCATTGATGCAACCACCATTATAGAATGTTTACATTCGT TTTGCAGGAGCTGCATCGTCAAGTATCTGGAgaacaataaatattgtcCAATATGTGAGGTACAGGTGCATAAAAGTAAACCATTACTCAATATTCGTCCAGACCATACTTTGCAAGACATTGTGTATAAATTGGTACCTGGATGTTATCAAa aTGAAATGAGATGTAGGAGAGAGTTTTACTCGAAACATCCTGAAGCATGTACTCAAGCAACATCTCCAGAGGCAAGAGGAGAACCAATTGAATCACATATATATTCTCCAGATGAATCTCTTAGTTTATCATTAGAATACTTTAGCCCTCCCAAGGATGTTAAAGGAATAGCTGTAAAACCTTTGTTAAGGCGGTATCTACGTTGTCCTGCTGCAGtaactatttttcatttacaaaaacTTATACGAGCTAAGTATGGTTTAACTGATGCACATCGAGTggatattatgtataaagagGAACCATTATGtagtaattatacattaatggatgtaatgtatatttatcattgGAGGCGA AAAGTGCCATTGCATTTAAGTTACAGAATATTTGAATCTTCTCCTAAACGAATAAAACTTTCAGAAGACAATGTCAATTACAAAACTTCTTTATTCCATGCTGGAATCGATTCTATTgaatcaaaagaagaaaaatcaacaaaaagGGAATGGAAAGAAGTGcagttaaaaatttctgaaactgGTATAATGAGTATTACAGATATAACGGACcaacaatttaaaaagaatacaagAGTTGAAGAACCTATTACTAGTGTTGAAATAAATACatcaataattgaagaaaatggtgatagaaataaaatatctgaagTCAGTAAAGAAACTAAACATTCTTCAGATAACCAAGATATTAATGAAtctgatatttctttcaaattaaatgaatttgatgACCAAAACAGCTTTAATCAAATAGAATCTGTAAAGACGTCgacaaaagaaatagaaaatatgataaattctaAACAtgaagaagaatcgaaaaatcgatcgaataataataatatcgaagatcaaataattttgcaaaaaaatcatTCGCAAGAAACACAATACATAAATGaacatgaaattaaaaataataatattgaaaataaagatcaaaaagaatcatcaaaaaataataataatattcttacagAAAAAGTCGAAACTTCTAAACAAAATTCAAGAAgtgaagtaaaatttataaatacgggATCAAAAATCAATGCTTTAAGtgtaaaattgcaatttcaaCCGAAAAGTGGACAAATTAGCAGTAGTAATACttcttcaaagaaaattacaaaagataaaaaaattatatcacaattGTCTAAAAAGGcagacataaaaattatagaaaatttaaaaactacagaattaaaaaattcttttgatacTTCAAAAGAACAAGTTATGACAAATAATTGTGaagttacaataaataaatcattagttCCATATTGTACTAAAATCATATCACAAAAACCAGTATCTGAATTACAGGATAGTGTAGAACCTATTTTATCAACTTGTTTAAATACCTCAATTAATcctgaaataaaagaaacggaaACAAACGTAAAAAATGTGCAATCAATTGATCAGAAAGAAGAACATTCTCAAGGAGAAAatactttagaaaaaaaaccaAGTATATCAGATCAAAATTTAACTGAATCTTGTCAAAAAACAAATGAACAAACAAATACTCTTCCTCAAAAATCACCATATACACAGATTGAACCATtaccaaataataattctgcatctttaaatctttcaaCATCTCTATCTATATCTGCTGGCAATGGAGTTAATTCAGTTTCTACATCAACGATAAGTCAATCTTCATCTACATTTCCTTATACAGTTCAGGATTTAGTAAATAGTACAATGTTAAaacattctttcaaaaatttaacatcATCAACAACTCAAAAATTATCTGCTACAGTTTCTACAAATGAAGTATCTACATCTTCAGTATCTACATCAGAAAGTCCTTCAGCATTTGCTGTACCTTCTCTGAATGTCTCttctactttaaaaaataattatccaagTACAAGTACAAGTACTTCAAAAGAATCCATTACAAAagcaaatttagaaatatctaATACATATTCAGTGCCTCCTTGCCCTGATGCTATTCCAATTTCTTTAATGAAACCAACAATacgtaaaaatgaattaattacgaaaggttctaatttaaatgaaatttgtgCAAAAATTGGAGCTTCAGgctcaaaaattaatgatatttgtgctaaaattggagaaaattctaaagaaaaaaacaagacagaagcaaaaaataaatctgatattccagatttattaaaaattggtaGAAAAAATGGTTCATCCGCAATTACTATTGATTCTACTAATAAGCATCAGCAACATGCAAATATTCCAAATGTACCCCTTTATTCACCTAGTAGCAATGCAATCACAacagaaagtaaaaatatttattcaaatgtaaAAGATAGTGTTAGAGCTACTTCATCAGTAACTACTTCTTTAATAGTAACATCGCATTCTTTACAAAAAGTTCTTTCTGTTTCAAAAAAGCAAAGTCAAGTAATGGGTTATAAGACTCTTCGTGATCCTCCAAGATGCTGGAATCCTACACTTTCCAAAAACAATTATGTAGCAGTTAAAAATCAAAGTAAAGAAACGCAAAATCAATTACATCAAACTGTACTTTTTGAAAGAAGTAAAACAATTCAATCTAAACCtgctaagatttttaaaagaaacatgTTAAGATATTTAGGCAATCCTGCTTCTGGAGTGAAACCAATATATGGTATTGGTAatgaatgtaaagaaaaagaacaatcgACAATGACATCAACAACAACTACAAATACATCTAGTAATtccaaaaatggaaatttgagTATGATGAAGATAGATCCTAAAACTTTATCTCCAATTGTTTCAACAGTTAATTCACCTATTGTTTCACCACCTCCATATTCTCCTAGTGCAAGGAATTATTCAAATCCTCCATTCTCAAGAGATATTTGTAGAAGTACTGGTTCATCAATATCTCCTAAAAATTCTCCAGTAAATATGCTTTCTACGAGTCCTTTTATACCCTCTCCAACACCAAATATGAATCCTGGATTAATTTATCCTCATTTTCCACCACCATTCCCAGATACTAATAGATTTCCAAATCCTTTGATACGTTCACCAATAGGAATTCCATCTCCCAGTGCCTTCCATAGTAATTTACCtccttcaattaataaattatatcaacgaTCTAGTTATATTCCACAAACTACTGGTTTTTCTCCTGTTTCACAACCTCCAACAGTTCAGAGAATACCACCAAGCACTTATTCTTCACCCAAATCACCTAAAACTACCTCTTTAACAGCAATTTCTCCTGCATCATACAACTTGGTCAAATCTGAAACACAAACAATTGCAACATCTCTTGAGACTAATAATCTGCTTCTTCCAGAAAATACATCACAGGAAGATGTCAGTGCATTTAATTTGTCTAAGActggaaatttttgtaatacagAGACTGTTAAAATACCAACAGAAACAGTTCGAAATTCTAAATCAACTTCACTTTCTCCAAGTTCAAATATTGGACAGAATAAAAAcacattgattattaattcgaagaataaattagaaacatCTTTACTAGGTACTGGCGATCaagatcaaaataaagaacgattggaaaaagaagttacaaaatgtaaagaacaaaatttatatctttcaaaaGGACAAAATTCAGAAAAAGGTCGATTGGATGAAAATATTGACAATGTaaatacaaagaaagaaaaatcaatttctcaaattaatGGAGATCTTAccagtgaaaataaaaacgaaatagtAATTGATAAGGTTACAGaacaacaaaatgaaaaaaatgaaacaaagacAGCACAAGTAtcggaaaaaattattgaaaaagaagaaatagaagaatcCAAAAATGAAAAGTGTGACAAAACCGAAGAACAACAGAACAATtctgaaattcaaaataacaaagcaaaaacataa
- the LOC100578763 gene encoding COMM domain-containing protein 3 has protein sequence MELSKDAIDGIANILNTNVITDDNFSQILETAISCIYESPSEIKCTIKTSDSKPILTKKAFTDVICLLIEASRHDLDEENLRNFLNLIYIDEKRISKLCEVYINNKTAIQSQLELIGNNPSHIIDIDWHLDYCVKLDTCDSLGVPLYHVRLSTKKHETINYVTFSCTIQQLQDLVFKLKDVIRYSEKLTNV, from the exons ATGGAATTATCGAAAGATGCCATTGATGGTAttgctaatattttaaatacaaatgttATTACTGATGATAATTTCTCACAAATTTTAGAAACAGCTATTTCATGTATATATGAAAGTCCttcagaaataaaat gcACTATAAAAACATCTGATTCAAAaccaattttaacaaaaaaagctTTTACTGATGTAATATGCTTACTTATAGAAGCTTCTCGGCATGATTtagatgaagaaaatttaagaaattttttaaatctcatatatattgatgaaaaaagaattagcaAATTATGTGaagtatatattaacaataaaacagCAATACAATCTCAGTTGGAATTGATAGGCAATAATCCATctcatattattgatatagacTGGCATTTAGATTATTGTGTTAAG TTGGACACATGCGATTCACTTGGTGTTCCTCTTTATCATGTAAGACTTAGTACTAAAAAAcatgaaacaataaattatgtaacatTTTCATGTACAATACAGCAATTGCAAGATTTGGTGTTTAAGCTCAAAGATGTTATTAGATATTCAGAAAAGCTTACTAATGTTTAA
- the LOC725558 gene encoding uncharacterized protein LOC725558, protein MRNNEISTIYLLLVLILCAEVYMINARHLIKKRNYSDQSVRGYLAERTCWWNEVCKEEFHSKFRCRCPRWSYCRAPGRYYDAHCSMTRTGYIWTQPETSLTLEVNK, encoded by the exons ATGCGTAACAAT GAAATATCGACGATATATTTGTTgttagtattaattttatgtgcaGAAGTGTATATGATAAATGCAAGACATctgattaaaaagagaaattatagcGATCAAAGTGTAAGAGGTTATTTAGCAgag cGGACTTGTTGGTGGAATGAAGTTTGTAAAGAAGAATTTCACAGTAAATTTCGATGCCGTTGTCCAAGATGGTCCTATTGCCGTGCTCCTGGTAGATATTACGATGCACATTGTAGTATGACACGTACAGGATATATTTGGACTCAACCAGAAACTTCATTAACTCTCGaagttaataaatga
- the LOC551433 gene encoding uncharacterized protein LOC551433 — MNLKFKWLFLGIVVITLLEIDITRSMTKDEEDFSALKIDSPSSHIALSGDLTITVAKLNKTLENSKYKYEFKEKENENFKSSFKNISNQFMLLRILYLLEDISELIGEIQLKKLPIENETISIIIPCGYFTRGGVYILRIEYMYENSTVPVANFHQTSKILDVKWPLPAIFLESQQIITYPNRPVKTTIKYNGMNCNPSENVPVAVYILQLIYCGSSVTACYLQNNTYIQILYYEEIKNFLPAKTIFFRCELFGLPGNYAIRLKATDNNPTAPNTSVYFKVSWSEEFKLTVHARSIYPCEGSGGVPVLFEYPSCRLEGDRIRVYGRLKADVTSVASPSSLHYITESRSIPGKHSLAFDCDLFTEKFIEYCFVYVSQAITGAMGNVKISCIPTFPFQESDTAGWGPWSPWSPCSSSCFGGIRNRYRFCDTPPPKYGAKFCQGKAIETEFCGKIFWNESIKDEWHNQIEDSKCHNTVLATKPEVIAEIGLQCRCGCRIVLKQQTLRKMLGANTQACPGRSFWLLQAEPNFVIGLHLDQLQFPCLGQYFRIRDGNTLNANLLIDIAYDKMQLTTKTLFSSGPNLLVEFFSDELIASGDACIGGFLAHAGVLDKKYLKKNRTTTIVPFKTNSTNVEIDWFSWEPIHITTTLLLLLIFSLSIILTLQFIVRYRKYRIAEDLDNMSDISELMPDRSRFLSTSTIISEVISMIETTTKVSPKEILNNTEEHYQSTETLTGCKDETTLSSSTLKLSNTIETSSDKTITSIKSNYDKLLSASSILVYNKPEVKYAYPIKLQTIDFDTSEEKASKMESENMKDMNDILKIYKNNENNYSEGKESSPESILSSSSTLASGKETKERRNREKLLQGPGSEFSLTNPDSELELDYYDYNVANASAVPGSYLGMDPAFLVWIPPIEDLNLNTEDLLLGNKRNSILALETEGAALTPSEYRRMKLSSFDDFQFELEQGTRKFEKLLPVQKLLEDSSIKVSMESVSGILEQKQYCVISNKRIRLGKEEESSEESNSSKSLLGSPINMIDNEENNKEKLSSTSNKILQKDFSKIKQNSNQKNISKDQDEDNISCKYKELMECNQSFTNLKDTVNIPMTELSGSPLKSFSQVRKLNSKEINTTLNIHNPDYGIETFCLRQGSFYDQNIKFVDDDDDEYIN, encoded by the exons atgaatttgaaatttaaatggcTCTTTCTTGGAATAGTAGTTATCACCCTCCTTGAAAttg atatcacTAGATCAATGACAAAAGATGAGGAAGATTTTTCagcattgaaaattgattctccttcttctcatATTGCTCTTTCGGGAGACCTTACAATAACTGTTGCgaagttaaataaaacattagaaAACTCAAAGTACAAATATGAgttcaaagaaaaagaaaatgaaaattttaaatcgtcgtttaaaaatatttctaatcaaTTTATGCTATTAAG aatattgtaCCTTCTTGAAGACATATCAGAATTAATTggtgaaattcaattaaaaaaattacctatagagaatgaaacaatttcaattattattccttgCGGATATTTTACTCGTGGTGGTGTTTATATTCTACGAATAGAATACATGTATGAAAATTCAACAGTGCCTGTTGCCAACTTTCATCAG acaagtaaaatattagatgTAAAGTGGCCACTACCAGCAATATTCTTAGAATCTCaacaaattattacttatCCAAACAGACCTGTCAAAaccacaataaaatataatggaatgAATTGCAATCCATCTGAAAATGTTCCTGTAGCTgtctatattttacaattaatatattgtggATCTAGTGTAACTGCttgttatttgcaaaataatacttatattcaa atattatattacgaagaaataaaaaattttctaccagcaaaaactatttttttccgATGTGAACTTTTTGGATTACCTGGAAATTATGCTATAAGATTAAAAGCTACAGATAATAATCCCACAGCACCAAATACTAGCGTGTATTTTAAA gtGAGTTGGTCCGAAGAATTTAAACTTACAGTTCATGCAAGATCTATATATCCTTGTGAAGGATCAGGAGGTGTCCCCGTTCTTTTCGAATATCCTTCGTGCCGTCTAGAAGGTGATCGTATTCGTGTTTATGGGCGTTTGAAAGCTGACGTTACATCCGTTGCTTCACCTTCCAGTCTTCATTACATTACAGAATCAAGATCAATACCTGGGAAGCATTCTTTGGCTTTCGATTGTGATctttttacagaaaaatttatagaatattgttTTGTCTATGTTAGTCAGGCGATCACAGGTGCTATgggaaatgttaaaatatcgtGCATACCTACATTTCCTTTCCAAG AAAGTGATACTGCGGGATGGGGTCCTTGGAGTCCATGGAGTCCATGTAGTAGTTCATGTTTCGGaggaattcgaaatcgatatcGCTTTTGTGATACTCCGCCACCAAAATATGGAGCAAAATTTTGCCag ggAAAAGCAATAGAAACTGAATTCTGTGgcaaaattttttggaatgaATCTATTAAAGATGAATGGCATAATCAAATTGAGGATTCTAAATGCCATAATACAGTTTTAGCAACAAAACCAGAAGTTATAGCTGAAATTGGATTACAATGTCGCTGTGGATGTCGTATTGTATTAAAACAACAAACTTTAAGAAAAATGCTTGGAGCCAATACTCAAGCTTGTCCTGGTCGATCTTTTTGGCTTTTGCag gcAGAGCCAAATTTCGTAATTGGATTACATTTAGATCAATTACAATTTCCTTGTTTGGGACAATATTTTCGTATCCGAGATGGTAATACTTTGAATGCGAatcttttaatcgatattgcaTATGATAAAATGCAGCTTACTACCAAGACACTCTTTAGCTCTGGACCAAATTTATTAGTAGAATTTTTTAGTGATGAACTTATAGCATCAGGAGATGCTTGTATTGGTGGTTTTCTTGCTCATGCGGGTGTATtag ataaaaaatatttaaaaaaaaatagaaccaCAACCATTGTgccttttaaaacaaattcaacGAACGTTGAAATAGATTGGTTTTCTTGGGAACCAATACATATAACAACTACTTTACTCTTGCTACttatattttcactttctattattttgacGTTACAATTTATTGTAAGATATAGAAAGTATCGTATTGCTGAAGATTTGGACAATATGAGTGATATTTCTg aattaatgcCTGATCGATCGAGATTTCTATCTACAAGTACAATTATTTCGGAAGTTATTTCAATGATAGAAACTACCACAAAAGTTTctccaaaagaaattttaaataatacagaaGAACATTATCAAAGTACTGAAACATTAACAGg atGTAAAGATGAAACTACATTGAGTTCtagtacattaaaattaagtaatacaATAGAAACTTCTTCTGATAAAACAATCACTTCAATAAAGTCAaactatgataaattattatcagctTCCAGCAttcttgtttataataaaccTGAAGTTAAATATGCTTATCCTATAAA attacaaACAATAGATTTTGATACATCAGAAGAGAAAGCATCAAAAATGGAAAGCGAAAATATGAAAGAcatgaatgatattttaaaaatttataaaaataatgaaaataattattcagaaggaaaa GAATCTTCACCTGAAAGTATTCTTTCAAGTTCATCAACTTTAGCAAGTgggaaagaaacaaaagaacgAAGAAATCGTGAAAAACTTTTACAAGGTCCAGGATCAGAATTTAGTTTAACAAATCCTGATTCAGAATTGGAATTAGATTATTATGATTACAATGTAGCAAATGCTAGTGCTGTACCAGGATCTTACTTAGGAATGGATCCTGCTTTTTTAGTTTGGATTCCACCAATTGAAGACTTAAATCTTAATACAGAGGATCTTCTTTTAgg AAACAAACGAAATTCTATTTTGGCACTTGAAACTGAAGGTGCTGCATTAACACCTTCTGAATATAGAAGAATGAAACTCTCTAGCTTTGacgattttcaatttgaattagaGCAAgg aacaagaaaatttgaaaaattacttcCTGTGCAAAAACTTCTAGAAGATTCTAGTATCAAAGTAAGCATGGAATCTGTATCTGGTATTCTTGAACAAAAACAATATTGTGTTATTTCAAACAAGAg aaTTCGTTTaggtaaagaagaagaatcaagCGAAGAATCTAATTCTTCTAAAAGCCTTCTTGGAAGTCCTATAAATATGAtagataatgaagaaaataataaagaaaaattaagttctacttcgaacaaaattttacaaaaagatttctcaaaaataaagcaaaattctaatcaaaaaaatatatctaaagatCAAGATGAAGATAACATATCttgcaaatataaagaattaatggaATGTAATCAATCATTTACAAATCTAAAGGACACAGTAAATATTCCAATGACAGAACTATCAGGAAGtcctttaaaaagtttttctcaagttcgaaaattaaatagtaaagAGATTAATActacattaaatattcataatccaGATTATGGTATAGAAACATTTTGTCTAAGACAAGGATCTTTTTATGatcaaaacattaaatttgttgatgatgacgatgatgaATATATCaactag